In Verrucomicrobiota bacterium, a single window of DNA contains:
- a CDS encoding amino acid permease, translating to MVSEPHQSNPSPSLLPALGLFTTTMLVVGGVIGSGIFRKPGVMAGQLGSPEWLLFVWVLAGVITLFGALSNAEVSSFITETGGQYVFYERMYGPFAAYIYGWAVFAVIQTGSIAALAYVFAEYFGKLHALPELDPATAAWSFHLPFIGDIAPFKEFGVKCLAVAVIVLLTAVNYLGVRFGGLVQNISTIAKVGGMAVLFVAAFAVPGIGGSAEHFTKDSAVIHKEGLALVAAIAAALQGAFWAYDGWVKTSFFAGEVRDPERNVPRATVLGMFIVTAIYLSMNVAYCWVLPVDVMAQSKLVAADVADKIMNGGAQFIAVVVMCSTFGANNATILASARVYFAMAQRNVFPALLGRVHPRYHTPAASLGVQGVWASLLVFSGTFDQLTDTLIFVSWIFYMTGAYGVIVLRRREPDAPRPYKVPGYPWVPGIFVVFAAAFLLMTIYNDIAAYRAAVAAGKPGLINFAFGLVLVALGTPIYFYYRSRPKDSMTSSSSATPR from the coding sequence ATCGTGAGTGAGCCCCACCAAAGCAATCCGTCACCGAGTCTTCTCCCCGCGCTCGGCCTGTTCACGACGACGATGCTGGTCGTGGGCGGCGTGATCGGCTCGGGCATCTTTCGCAAGCCAGGCGTGATGGCGGGCCAGCTCGGCTCGCCGGAGTGGCTGCTGTTCGTGTGGGTGCTCGCCGGCGTCATCACGCTCTTCGGCGCGCTCTCGAACGCGGAAGTTTCCAGCTTCATCACCGAGACCGGCGGCCAATACGTTTTCTACGAGCGGATGTATGGCCCGTTCGCGGCTTACATCTACGGCTGGGCGGTGTTTGCGGTCATCCAGACCGGGAGCATCGCGGCGCTGGCCTACGTGTTCGCGGAGTATTTCGGCAAGCTCCACGCGCTGCCCGAACTGGACCCGGCGACGGCGGCGTGGTCGTTCCACCTGCCGTTCATCGGCGACATCGCGCCGTTCAAGGAGTTTGGCGTGAAGTGCCTCGCGGTCGCCGTCATCGTCCTGCTGACAGCGGTGAACTACCTCGGCGTGCGCTTCGGCGGCCTCGTGCAGAACATCTCGACCATTGCGAAGGTCGGCGGGATGGCGGTGCTGTTCGTGGCGGCCTTCGCGGTGCCGGGCATCGGCGGGAGCGCGGAGCACTTCACCAAGGACAGCGCGGTCATCCACAAGGAAGGGCTGGCGCTCGTGGCGGCGATTGCCGCGGCGCTGCAGGGCGCCTTCTGGGCTTACGACGGCTGGGTGAAGACGAGCTTCTTCGCCGGCGAAGTGCGCGACCCGGAGCGCAACGTGCCGCGCGCGACCGTGCTCGGGATGTTCATCGTCACGGCGATCTACCTCTCGATGAACGTGGCCTATTGCTGGGTGCTGCCGGTGGACGTGATGGCGCAGTCGAAGCTCGTCGCCGCGGACGTCGCCGACAAGATCATGAACGGCGGCGCGCAGTTCATCGCGGTGGTGGTGATGTGCTCCACGTTCGGCGCGAACAACGCCACCATCCTTGCCAGCGCGCGTGTGTATTTCGCGATGGCCCAGCGCAACGTCTTTCCCGCGCTGCTCGGGCGCGTGCATCCGCGCTACCACACGCCGGCGGCGTCGCTCGGGGTGCAGGGTGTGTGGGCGTCGCTGCTTGTGTTCAGCGGCACGTTCGACCAGCTCACGGACACGCTCATCTTCGTGAGCTGGATTTTCTACATGACAGGCGCCTACGGGGTGATCGTGCTGCGGCGCAGGGAGCCCGACGCGCCGCGTCCCTACAAAGTGCCGGGGTATCCGTGGGTGCCCGGAATCTTCGTGGTTTTTGCCGCGGCGTTCCTCTTGATGACGATCTACAACGACATCGCGGCGTATCGCGCGGCAGTCGCCGCGGGCAAGCCGGGCCTGATCAACTTCGCCTTCGGCCTCGTGCTCGTCGCGCTCGGGACGCCCATCTACTTCTACTACCGGAGCCGTCCGAAGGACTCCATGACTTCGAGTTCGTCCGCGACCCCGAGATAG
- a CDS encoding CBS domain-containing protein translates to MITATIDNLLGNKAGQIWSVPPDATVLDALKLMAAKNVGALLVMQGDQLVGILSERDYARKVTLKGRAADTTRVSEVITTPVVTVTPQQTVEECMRLMTSHRFRHLPVVKDGKVLGVISIGDLINWTISAQEQAIQQMENYIAGGYR, encoded by the coding sequence ATGATCACCGCCACGATTGACAATCTTCTCGGCAACAAGGCCGGCCAGATCTGGTCAGTCCCGCCCGATGCGACGGTGTTGGACGCGCTCAAGTTGATGGCGGCGAAAAACGTCGGCGCGCTCCTCGTCATGCAGGGCGACCAGCTTGTCGGCATTCTCTCCGAACGGGATTACGCGCGCAAAGTCACGCTCAAGGGCCGCGCCGCCGACACGACCCGCGTCAGCGAAGTCATCACCACGCCGGTCGTCACGGTCACGCCGCAGCAGACGGTCGAAGAGTGCATGCGGCTCATGACGAGCCACCGGTTCCGGCACCTGCCGGTCGTCAAGGACGGCAAAGTGCTTGGCGTCATCTCCATCGGCGATCTTATCAACTGGACGATTTCCGCGCAGGAGCAGGCGATCCAGCAGATGGAGAACTACATCGCCGGCGGCTACCGGTAG